The following are encoded together in the Ornithorhynchus anatinus isolate Pmale09 unplaced genomic scaffold, mOrnAna1.pri.v4 scaffold_264_arrow_ctg1, whole genome shotgun sequence genome:
- the LLGL2 gene encoding LLGL scribble cell polarity complex component 2 isoform X2 has translation MRRFLRSGPDPARERLKRDLFQFNKTVEHGFPHQPSALGYSPTLRLMAIGTRSGAIKLYGAPGVEFMGLHKENNAVLLIHFLPGQPQLVTVLDDSSLHLWSLQRREEVSELQEDGCFTLRGPPGAMPSATQITVILPHSSRELLYLGTEGGSVFGVEIPAFKVPEGRTISPEDVLQRLPDDARLRRALETVEALQEHPRDPSRVLIGYSRGLMVVWDLAENRPIQHFLGSQLESVCWQRDGRLIVSCHSDGSYSLWPLSSADGPSPEPLESRVPYGPFPCKAISKIFWLTTKKGLPFVLFQGGLPRASYGDRHSISVLHDGQQTAFDFTSRIIDFTVLVHDPTAEFDDPCALVVLAEEELVVVDLRSPGWPTLRPPYLASLHCSAITCSHHVSNIPLKLWERIIGAGAKQNTHYSPLAWPINGGTNLAPDAPQRDLLLTGHEDGTVRFWDASGVCLQLLYKLSTVGVFLTDADHNDNLNSLSEDEWPPLRKVGSFDPYSDDPRLGIQKIFLCKYSGYLAVAGTAGQVLVMELNDEAAEQAVVQVEADLLQDQEGYRWKGHERLRPQEGPVHFEPGFQPFVLVQCQPPAVVTSLALHSEWKLVAFGTSHGFGLFDLQQRRQVFVKCTLHPSDQLALEGPLSRVKSLKKSLRQSFRRMRRSRVSTRKRRMASGSEVPESGVRLGAGVPQDMELAPVQRRIEARSAEDSFTGFVRTLYFADTFLRDGSHHCPSLWAGTNGGTVYAFSLRVPPAERRMDEPVRAEQAKEIQLMHRAPVVGLLVLDGHSVPLPEPLEVAHDLSKSPDMQGGHQLLVVSEEQFKVFTLPKVNAKLKLKLTALEGSRVRRVSAARFGSRQAEEYGEHHLAVLTSLGDVQVISLPCLKPQVRYGCIRKEDVSGIASCVFTKYGQGFYLISPSEFERFSLSTKWLVEPRCLVGLPSGGSGSPTLHGAGTEKDSPNARGPCRNSSGAGHGDASRTEPAMERALLSDERVLKEIRMTLEGGDRGSCGEWQPQRGVSVGPGLSNGGAE, from the exons ATGAGGAGATTTCTCAGGTCGGGCCCTGACCCGGCCCGGGAGAGGCTCAAACGGGACCTGTTCCAGTTCAACAAG ACAGTGGAGCATGGGTTTCCTCACCAGCCCAGCGCCCTGGGCTACAGCCCTACCCTGCGCCTCATGGCCATCGGGACCCGCTCCGGAGCCATCAAACT CTACGGCGCCCCCGGTGTGGAGTTCATGGGTTTGCACAAGGAGAACAACGCGGTGCTGCTGATCCACTTCCTGCCCGGGcag CCCCAGTTGGTCACCGTCCTGGACGACAGCAGCCTGCACCTGTGGAGCCTGCAGCGGCGAGAGGAGGTGTCGGAACTGCAGGAGGACGGGTGCTTCACCCTGCGCGGCCCCCCGGG GGCCATGCCCAGCGCCACCCAGATTACGGTGATCCTGCCCCACTCCTCGCGGGAGCTGCTGTACCTGGGCACCGAGGGCGGCAGCGTCTTTGGGGTCGAGATTCCAGCCTTTAAGGTCCCGGAGGGCCGCACCATCAGCCCTGAGGACGTGCTGCAGCG GTTACCGGACGATGCCCGGCTCCGGCGGGCTTTGGAGACGGTGGAGGCCCTGCAGGAACACCCCCGCGACCCAAGCCGGGTCCTCATCGGGTACAGCCGCGGCCTCATGGTGGTCTGGGACCTGGCCGAGAACCGGCCGATCCAGCACTTCCTCGGCAGTCAG CTGGAGAGCGTGTGTTGGCAGCGGGACGGGCGCCTCATCGTCAGTTGCCACTCGGACGGGAGCTACAGCCTGTGGCCGCTGTCAAGCGCGGACGGTCCGTCGCCTGAGCCCCTGGAGAGCCGGGTGCCTTACG gcCCTTTTCCCTGCAAAGCCATCTCCAAGATCTTCTGGCTGACCACCAAGAAAGG GTTGCCCTTTGTCCTGTTCCAAGGGGGGCTGCCCCGGGCCAGCTACGGAGACCGCCACAGCATCTCCGTCCTCCACGATGGGCAGCAGACAGCCTTCGACTTCACCTCCCGCATCATTGACTTCACCGTCCTGGTCCACGACCCGACGGCTG AGTTCGACGACCCCTGCGCCCTGGTGGTGCTGGCGGAAGAGGAGCTGGTGGTGGTGGACCTGCGGTCTCCGGGCTGGCCCACCCTGCGGCCACCGTACCTGGCTTCGCTGCACTGCTCGGCCATCACCTGTTCCCACCACGTGTCCAACATCCccctgaagctgtgggagaggatCATCGGGGCAGGCGCCAAGCAGAACACGCACTACTCTCCCCTG GCATGGCCAATCAACGGGGGCACCAACCTCGCCCCAGATGCACCCCAGAGGGACCTGCTGCTCACCGG GCACGAAGATGGCACCGTGCGCTTCTGGGATGCCTCGGGCGTGTGCTTGCAGCTGCTGTATAAACTCAGCACTGTGGGCGTCTTCCTCACCGACGCCGACCACAACGACAACCTCAACTCGCTGAGTGAGGACGAGTGGCCCCCCCTGCGCAAG GTGGGGTCCTTCGACCCGTACAGTGATGACCCCCGCCTGGGTATTCAGAAGATCTTTCTCTGCAAGTACAGCGGCTACCTGGCTGTGGCAGGGACGGCGGGGCAG GTGCTGGTGATGGAGCTGAACGACGAGGCGGCGGAGCAGGCGGTGGTGCAAGTGGAGGCGGACCTGCTGCAGGACCAGGAGGGCTACCGCTGGAAGGGTCACGAGCGGCTGAGGCCACAGGAGGGGCCGGTCCACTTCGAGCCGGGATTCCAGCCCTTTGTGCTGGTGCAGTGCCAGCCGCCGGCCGTGGTCACCTCCCTGGCCCTGCACTCCGAGTGGAAGCTCGTAGCCTTCGGCACCAGCCACGGCTTCGGCCTCTTTGACCTCCAGCAGAGGCGCCAGGTCTTCGTCAA GTGTACCCTGCACCCCAGCGACCAGCTGGCGTTGGAGGGGCCCCTCTCCCGGGTCAAGTCCCTGAAGAAGTCTCTGCGCCAGTCCTTCCGCCGCATGCGCCGAAGCCGGGTGTCCACCCGCAAGCGACGCATGGCCAGCGGCTCGGAG GTGCCCGAGAGCGGCGTCAGGCTGGGAGCTGGGGTTCCACAGGACATGGAGCTGGCCCCGGTGCAGCGCAGGATCGAGGCCCGCTCAGCCGAGGACTCCTTCACCGGCTTCGTGCGCACGCTGTACTTCGCCGACACCTTCCTGCGGGATG GTTCCCATCACTGCCCCTCCCTGTGGGCGGGCACCAACGGGGGCACAGTCTACGCCTTCTCCCTGCGCGTCCCCCCGGCCGAGAGGAGGATGGATGAGCCGGTCCGGGCGGAGCAGG CCAAGGAGATCCAGCTGATGCACCGGGCACCTGTGGTTGGGCTCCTCGTCCTCGACGGGCACAGCGtgcccctccccgagcccctcgAAGTGGCCCATGACCTCTCCAAAAGCCCAGACATGCAAGGCGGACACCAGCTCCTCGTCGTGTCCGAGGAGCAGTTTAAG gTGTTCACGCTGCCCAAGGTGAACGCGAAGCTGAAGCTGAAGCTGACGGCCCTGGAGGGGTCGCGGGTGCGTCGGGTGAGCGCGGCACGGTTCGGCAGCCGCCAGGCGGAGGAGTACGGGGAGCACCACCTGGCAGTGCTCACCAGCCTGGGAGACGTACAGGTCATCTCCCTGCCCTGCCTCAAGCCCCAGGTGCGCTACGGCTGCATCCGCAAGGAGGACGTCAGCGGCATCGCCTCCTGCGTCTTCACCAAGTACGGACAAG GCTTCTATCTGATCTCCCCGTCCGAGTTTGAgcgcttctctctctccaccaagtGGCTGGTTGAGCCTCGGTGCTTGGTGGGCCTCCCCAGCGGCGGGAGCGGCAGCCCCACCCTCCACGGGGCCGGCACCGAGAAGGACTCACCCAATGCCAG GGGCCCCTGCAGGAACTCCAGCGGAGCAGGCCACGGTGATG CGAGCCGGACGGAGCCTGCAATGGAACGTGCACTGCTCAGCGATGAGA GAGTCCTGAAGGAGATCCGGATGACACTGGAGGGCGGAGACCGAGG GAGCTGTGGGGAGTGGCAGCCCCAGCGAGGGGTGTCAGTGGGACCCGGCCTCAGCAACGGTGGAG CTGAGTGA
- the LLGL2 gene encoding LLGL scribble cell polarity complex component 2 isoform X1: MRRFLRSGPDPARERLKRDLFQFNKTVEHGFPHQPSALGYSPTLRLMAIGTRSGAIKLYGAPGVEFMGLHKENNAVLLIHFLPGQPQLVTVLDDSSLHLWSLQRREEVSELQEDGCFTLRGPPGAMPSATQITVILPHSSRELLYLGTEGGSVFGVEIPAFKVPEGRTISPEDVLQRLPDDARLRRALETVEALQEHPRDPSRVLIGYSRGLMVVWDLAENRPIQHFLGSQQLESVCWQRDGRLIVSCHSDGSYSLWPLSSADGPSPEPLESRVPYGPFPCKAISKIFWLTTKKGLPFVLFQGGLPRASYGDRHSISVLHDGQQTAFDFTSRIIDFTVLVHDPTAEFDDPCALVVLAEEELVVVDLRSPGWPTLRPPYLASLHCSAITCSHHVSNIPLKLWERIIGAGAKQNTHYSPLAWPINGGTNLAPDAPQRDLLLTGHEDGTVRFWDASGVCLQLLYKLSTVGVFLTDADHNDNLNSLSEDEWPPLRKVGSFDPYSDDPRLGIQKIFLCKYSGYLAVAGTAGQVLVMELNDEAAEQAVVQVEADLLQDQEGYRWKGHERLRPQEGPVHFEPGFQPFVLVQCQPPAVVTSLALHSEWKLVAFGTSHGFGLFDLQQRRQVFVKCTLHPSDQLALEGPLSRVKSLKKSLRQSFRRMRRSRVSTRKRRMASGSEVPESGVRLGAGVPQDMELAPVQRRIEARSAEDSFTGFVRTLYFADTFLRDGSHHCPSLWAGTNGGTVYAFSLRVPPAERRMDEPVRAEQAKEIQLMHRAPVVGLLVLDGHSVPLPEPLEVAHDLSKSPDMQGGHQLLVVSEEQFKVFTLPKVNAKLKLKLTALEGSRVRRVSAARFGSRQAEEYGEHHLAVLTSLGDVQVISLPCLKPQVRYGCIRKEDVSGIASCVFTKYGQGFYLISPSEFERFSLSTKWLVEPRCLVGLPSGGSGSPTLHGAGTEKDSPNARGPCRNSSGAGHGDASRTEPAMERALLSDERVLKEIRMTLEGGDRGSCGEWQPQRGVSVGPGLSNGGAE; this comes from the exons ATGAGGAGATTTCTCAGGTCGGGCCCTGACCCGGCCCGGGAGAGGCTCAAACGGGACCTGTTCCAGTTCAACAAG ACAGTGGAGCATGGGTTTCCTCACCAGCCCAGCGCCCTGGGCTACAGCCCTACCCTGCGCCTCATGGCCATCGGGACCCGCTCCGGAGCCATCAAACT CTACGGCGCCCCCGGTGTGGAGTTCATGGGTTTGCACAAGGAGAACAACGCGGTGCTGCTGATCCACTTCCTGCCCGGGcag CCCCAGTTGGTCACCGTCCTGGACGACAGCAGCCTGCACCTGTGGAGCCTGCAGCGGCGAGAGGAGGTGTCGGAACTGCAGGAGGACGGGTGCTTCACCCTGCGCGGCCCCCCGGG GGCCATGCCCAGCGCCACCCAGATTACGGTGATCCTGCCCCACTCCTCGCGGGAGCTGCTGTACCTGGGCACCGAGGGCGGCAGCGTCTTTGGGGTCGAGATTCCAGCCTTTAAGGTCCCGGAGGGCCGCACCATCAGCCCTGAGGACGTGCTGCAGCG GTTACCGGACGATGCCCGGCTCCGGCGGGCTTTGGAGACGGTGGAGGCCCTGCAGGAACACCCCCGCGACCCAAGCCGGGTCCTCATCGGGTACAGCCGCGGCCTCATGGTGGTCTGGGACCTGGCCGAGAACCGGCCGATCCAGCACTTCCTCGGCAGTCAG CAGCTGGAGAGCGTGTGTTGGCAGCGGGACGGGCGCCTCATCGTCAGTTGCCACTCGGACGGGAGCTACAGCCTGTGGCCGCTGTCAAGCGCGGACGGTCCGTCGCCTGAGCCCCTGGAGAGCCGGGTGCCTTACG gcCCTTTTCCCTGCAAAGCCATCTCCAAGATCTTCTGGCTGACCACCAAGAAAGG GTTGCCCTTTGTCCTGTTCCAAGGGGGGCTGCCCCGGGCCAGCTACGGAGACCGCCACAGCATCTCCGTCCTCCACGATGGGCAGCAGACAGCCTTCGACTTCACCTCCCGCATCATTGACTTCACCGTCCTGGTCCACGACCCGACGGCTG AGTTCGACGACCCCTGCGCCCTGGTGGTGCTGGCGGAAGAGGAGCTGGTGGTGGTGGACCTGCGGTCTCCGGGCTGGCCCACCCTGCGGCCACCGTACCTGGCTTCGCTGCACTGCTCGGCCATCACCTGTTCCCACCACGTGTCCAACATCCccctgaagctgtgggagaggatCATCGGGGCAGGCGCCAAGCAGAACACGCACTACTCTCCCCTG GCATGGCCAATCAACGGGGGCACCAACCTCGCCCCAGATGCACCCCAGAGGGACCTGCTGCTCACCGG GCACGAAGATGGCACCGTGCGCTTCTGGGATGCCTCGGGCGTGTGCTTGCAGCTGCTGTATAAACTCAGCACTGTGGGCGTCTTCCTCACCGACGCCGACCACAACGACAACCTCAACTCGCTGAGTGAGGACGAGTGGCCCCCCCTGCGCAAG GTGGGGTCCTTCGACCCGTACAGTGATGACCCCCGCCTGGGTATTCAGAAGATCTTTCTCTGCAAGTACAGCGGCTACCTGGCTGTGGCAGGGACGGCGGGGCAG GTGCTGGTGATGGAGCTGAACGACGAGGCGGCGGAGCAGGCGGTGGTGCAAGTGGAGGCGGACCTGCTGCAGGACCAGGAGGGCTACCGCTGGAAGGGTCACGAGCGGCTGAGGCCACAGGAGGGGCCGGTCCACTTCGAGCCGGGATTCCAGCCCTTTGTGCTGGTGCAGTGCCAGCCGCCGGCCGTGGTCACCTCCCTGGCCCTGCACTCCGAGTGGAAGCTCGTAGCCTTCGGCACCAGCCACGGCTTCGGCCTCTTTGACCTCCAGCAGAGGCGCCAGGTCTTCGTCAA GTGTACCCTGCACCCCAGCGACCAGCTGGCGTTGGAGGGGCCCCTCTCCCGGGTCAAGTCCCTGAAGAAGTCTCTGCGCCAGTCCTTCCGCCGCATGCGCCGAAGCCGGGTGTCCACCCGCAAGCGACGCATGGCCAGCGGCTCGGAG GTGCCCGAGAGCGGCGTCAGGCTGGGAGCTGGGGTTCCACAGGACATGGAGCTGGCCCCGGTGCAGCGCAGGATCGAGGCCCGCTCAGCCGAGGACTCCTTCACCGGCTTCGTGCGCACGCTGTACTTCGCCGACACCTTCCTGCGGGATG GTTCCCATCACTGCCCCTCCCTGTGGGCGGGCACCAACGGGGGCACAGTCTACGCCTTCTCCCTGCGCGTCCCCCCGGCCGAGAGGAGGATGGATGAGCCGGTCCGGGCGGAGCAGG CCAAGGAGATCCAGCTGATGCACCGGGCACCTGTGGTTGGGCTCCTCGTCCTCGACGGGCACAGCGtgcccctccccgagcccctcgAAGTGGCCCATGACCTCTCCAAAAGCCCAGACATGCAAGGCGGACACCAGCTCCTCGTCGTGTCCGAGGAGCAGTTTAAG gTGTTCACGCTGCCCAAGGTGAACGCGAAGCTGAAGCTGAAGCTGACGGCCCTGGAGGGGTCGCGGGTGCGTCGGGTGAGCGCGGCACGGTTCGGCAGCCGCCAGGCGGAGGAGTACGGGGAGCACCACCTGGCAGTGCTCACCAGCCTGGGAGACGTACAGGTCATCTCCCTGCCCTGCCTCAAGCCCCAGGTGCGCTACGGCTGCATCCGCAAGGAGGACGTCAGCGGCATCGCCTCCTGCGTCTTCACCAAGTACGGACAAG GCTTCTATCTGATCTCCCCGTCCGAGTTTGAgcgcttctctctctccaccaagtGGCTGGTTGAGCCTCGGTGCTTGGTGGGCCTCCCCAGCGGCGGGAGCGGCAGCCCCACCCTCCACGGGGCCGGCACCGAGAAGGACTCACCCAATGCCAG GGGCCCCTGCAGGAACTCCAGCGGAGCAGGCCACGGTGATG CGAGCCGGACGGAGCCTGCAATGGAACGTGCACTGCTCAGCGATGAGA GAGTCCTGAAGGAGATCCGGATGACACTGGAGGGCGGAGACCGAGG GAGCTGTGGGGAGTGGCAGCCCCAGCGAGGGGTGTCAGTGGGACCCGGCCTCAGCAACGGTGGAG CTGAGTGA